In the Nicotiana tabacum cultivar K326 chromosome 16, ASM71507v2, whole genome shotgun sequence genome, one interval contains:
- the LOC107814455 gene encoding uncharacterized protein LOC107814455 isoform X2 → MYVLQNCEEVSHFMEEYTREIESQSSMGAHKNEFLDWFRARIFVLSSQGRANDELISLAVGPAPLVHRYSIFMVNGFRFHTKELALRRKMQNSGVLVREDDSDSNEEYYGVLEDIYELSYVENRKVYLFKCHWWDVARLGRGYKIDKYGFISVNTRCALNTNEPFVLASQSEQVFYLDDMVDKDWLIVVKTNPRDLFKVPDNDDNCV, encoded by the exons ATGTATGTGCTTCAAAATTGTGAAGAGGTTTCGCATTTCATGGA GGAATATACAAGAGAGATTGAAAGCCAAAGTTCAATGGGAGCTCATAAAAATGAGTTTCTTGATTGGTTTCGCGCACGT ATATTTGTACTATCTTCACAAGGACGCGCAAATGATGAGCTCATAAGCTTAGCCGTCGGTCCTGCACCATTAGTACATCGATATTCAATATTTATGGTGAATGGATTTAGATTTCATACAAAAGAGCTtgcattgagaagaaaaatgcaGAATAGTGGTGTTCTTGTGAGAGAAGATGATTCAGACTCTAACGAGGAGTATTATGGTGTATTAGAGGACATTTATGAGTTATCTTATGTGGAAAATAGAAAAGTTTACTTATTCAAGTGTCATTGGTGGGATGTAGCTCGCTTAGGAAGAGGATATAAGATAGACAAATACGGTTTCATAAGTGTGAATACTCGATGTGCCTTGAATACAAATGAGCCATTTGTGTTGGCATCTCAGTCGGAGCAAGTCTTTTACTTGGACGACATGGTCGATAAGGATTGGCTTATTGTTGTGAAGACAAATCCTCGTGACCTTTTTAAAGTGCCTGATAATGATGATAATTGTGTATAA
- the LOC107814455 gene encoding uncharacterized protein LOC107814455 isoform X1, with amino-acid sequence MKNPYFMMTLLIPGLKCPGNDIDVYLQSMIEELKELWVRVETYDAHSKSNFLMHVAIMWTINNFPAYGNLSGWSTKGKLACPYCHKDTQSTSLHSKLCYMGHRPFLTMDHLWRRSRTLFDGKVEMRVTPNPLTGDEALMQLQALGNVTFGKGQKRKHDVHNNAYNWKKKSIFFQLPYWKSLMLRHNLDVMHIERNVSDNIISTVMNMVGKTKDTLKSRYDLMDLGIRQRLHPIEDGNNILLPAACYALSPEEKLKVCSFLVDLKVPDAFSSNISRCVNVQEKKIHGLKCHDHHVLLQDIFPVAIRGLLPKEVCDPIIALGKFFKNIYSKCLTIEDLDILEAEIPIILCKLQLVFPPAFFDVMVHLPIHLSSEAKLGGQAQYRNMYPIERYLRTLKSYVRNKNRPEGSIAEGYLAEESLTFCSRYLKNISTKFNKPTRNDDGSVSNDEMSIFKKSGQTKGVLEGIKLSHDEFK; translated from the exons ATGAAAAATCCATATTTCATGATGACACTTCTTATTCCAGGCCTCAAGTGTCCAGGCAATGATATCGATGTATATTTACAATCAATGATtgaagagttgaaagaattatggGTCAGGGTGGAGACTTATGATGCACACTCAAAATCTAATTTTTTGATGCATGTGGCTATAATGTGGACAATCAATAACTTTCCTGCATATGGGAATCTTTCAGGATGGTCAACCAAAGGCAAGCTTGCATGCCCTTATTGCCATAAAGATACACAATCGACTTCCTTACATAGTAAGTTGTGTTATATGGGTCATCGTCCCTTTCTTACCATGGACCATCTATGGCGTAGAAGTAGGACGTTATTTGATGGGAAAGTTGAAATGAGAGTTACGCCTAACCCTTTAACAGGTGATGAAGCACTTATGCAATTACAAGCTTTAGGTAATGTGACTTTTGGTAAAGGACAAAAGAGAAAGCATGATGTTCATAACAATGCATACAATTGGAAGAAGAAAAGTATATTTTTCCAATTGCCTTATTGGAAGAGTCTTATGTTACGACATAACCTTGATGTGATGCACATCGAAAGAAATGTGTCCGACAATATTATATCAACTGTCATGAATATGGTTGGAAAGACAAAAGACACATTGAAAAGTAGATATGACTTGATGGACCTTGGAATCAGACAAAGGTTGCATCCAATTGAGGATGGGAACAATATTTTGTTACCTGCAGCATGCTATGCATTGTCGCCGGAAGAGAAGCTGAAGGTATGTAGTTTCTTGGTTGATCTGAAGGTTCCTGATGCCTTTTCCTCAAATATTTCAAGGTGTGTCAATGTACAGGAAAAAAAGATACATGGATTAAAATGTCATGATCATCATGTATTGTTGCAAGACATTTTTCCAGTAGCTATACGTGGTTTGCTACCCAAGGAAGTGTGTGATCCAATTATAGCTTTAGGAAAATTTTTCAAGAATATATACTCTAAGTGCTTGACGATTGAAGATCTTGATATCCTAGAGGCAGAAATTCCTATTATTTTGTGCAAACTTCAACTTGTTTTCCCTCCGgcattctttgatgtcatggttCATTTGCCAATTCACTTGTCAAGTGAGGCAAAGCTTGGTGGACAAGCTCAATATCGGAATATGTATCCTATAGAGAg GTATTTGCGAACACTTAAGTCATACGTTCGCAATAAAAATCGTCCAGAAGGTTCAATTGCAGAAGGTTATTTGGCAGAGGAAAGCCTCACATTTTGCTCACGATACTTGAAGAATATCTCAACCAAGTTTAATAAACCAACTAGGAATGATGATGGATCTGTGTCAAATGATGAGATGTCTATCTTTAAAAAAAGTGGTCAAACAAAAGGTGTTTTAGAAGGCATCAAGCTATCTCATGATGAGTTTAAATAA
- the LOC142170341 gene encoding uncharacterized protein LOC142170341: MNTEFKLHVGVRGDLLRKGFWDSYKVWDLHGEVSVRVETSSVVVSDDEVEDDSIEDDNISEMIHDACGYTNVEDNNNNNNNNNNLEDNEEPNIHATKFYKLSEDAETELYSGCKKVSKLSFVVKLLHLKCLNHWSNKSMDALLSFFKEVLPEGSFVPNSFYEAKKVLCDLGLGYTKIDACRNDCILYWRDYADIQACPKFGKSRWKSEEHGGKKVAHKILRHFPIKPRLQRLYMERETAKKMRSHKEENIDDGVLRHPSDLIAWKSFDAQHPTFSAELRNVRLGLASDGFQPYGNMSSNHSIWPVVLAT, translated from the coding sequence ATGAATACCGAGTTCAAGCTACATGTTGGTGTAAGAGGAGATTTATTGAGGAAGGGATTTTGGGATTCTTATAAAGTGTGGGACTTGCATGGAGAAGTGTCAGTTAGAGTTGAAACTTCTAGTGTTGTAGTTAGTGATGATGAAGTAGAAGATGATAGCATTGAAGACGACAATATTAGTGAAATGATTCATGATGCTTGTGGATATACGAATGTAGAggataataacaataataataataataataataatttagagGACAACGAAGAGCCAAATATACATGCAACAAAGTTCTACAAATTGTCAGAAGATGCTGAGACAGAACTTTATAGTGGTTGTAAAAAAGTCTCGAAGTTGTCTTTTGTTGTTAAACTACTTCACTTGAAGTGTCTTAACCATTGGAGCAACAAATCTATGGATGCACTATTGAGCTTCTTTAAAGAAGTTCTTCCCGAGGGGTCATTTGTGCCAAATTCTTTCTATGAAGCAAAGAAAGTTCTTTGTGACCTCGGCTTGGGGTACACCAAAATAGATGCATGTCGGAATGATTGTATTTTATATTGGCGTGATTATGCCGATATTCAAGCATGTCCTAAGTTCGGTAAGTCTAGATGGAAGTCCGAAGAACACGGAGGCAAGAAAGTAGCTCATAAAATCTTGCGGCATTTTCCAATCAAACCAAGGCTTCAAAGATTGTACATGGAAAGAGAGACAGCTAAAAAGATGAGGTCGCACAAGGAGGAAAATATTGATGATGGTGTCTTGCGACATCCGTCTGACTTAATTGCATGGAAATCCTTTGATGCACAACATCCCACATTTTCAGCTGAGTTAAGAAATGTTCGCCTAGGCTTGGCGAGTGATGGGTTCCAACCTTATGGGAACATGAGTTCTAATCATAGTATTTGGCCAGTTGTACTAGCTACATAA
- the LOC142170342 gene encoding putative polyamine oxidase 5, giving the protein MLKCLINGVECRKSLEEGIFAMFENIHRHYSSAGDLGTLDFNGESQYYNFHGDELTIAKGYSTVIESLTSVLPPGLIQLDRKVTKIEWRNDDCDLKFENGDGIKPVKLHCSDGSVMYVDHVIVTVSLGKGWIKVG; this is encoded by the exons ATGTTGAAGTGTTTGATAAATGGAGTAGAATGTAGAAAATCACTTGAAGAAGGAATATTTGCTATGTTTGAGAATATACATAGGCATTATTCATCAGCTGGTGATTTGGGTACTTTAGATTTTAATGGAGAAAGTCAGTATTATAATTTTCATGGAGATGAACTAACTATAGCTAAAGGGTACTCAACTGTGATTGAATCTTTGACATCTGTTTTACCACCTGGTTTGATTCAATTAGACCGAAAAGTCACAAAAATTGAATGGCGAAACGATGACtgtgacttaaaatttgaaaatggTGATGGTATTAAACCAGTGAAGTTACATTGTAGTGATGGATCAGTAATGTATGTTGATCATGTCATTGTAACAGTCTCATTAGGG aaaGGATGGATAAAAGTTGGTTGA